One window of Bacteroides sp. genomic DNA carries:
- the rimP gene encoding ribosome assembly cofactor RimP, with the protein MIDGKQIESIVNEYLEGTDKFLVSVNVRPGNRVLVLLDGEKGIQVADCALLSKHIESFFDRDTEDFDLEVSSVGVGSPLKMKRQYHINVGRQIMVMGHDLRKTRGKLVEVLDEGIRIEKEATKKKPKKGEPLEDPIAYFAFNDIREARIQVSFSKE; encoded by the coding sequence ATGATAGACGGCAAACAGATAGAAAGCATCGTAAACGAATACCTGGAAGGCACGGATAAGTTCCTGGTAAGCGTAAACGTGCGTCCCGGCAACCGGGTGCTGGTGCTGCTCGACGGGGAAAAAGGCATTCAAGTTGCCGATTGTGCCCTGCTAAGCAAGCACATCGAGTCGTTCTTTGACCGCGATACCGAAGACTTTGACCTGGAAGTGTCGTCGGTGGGGGTGGGATCACCCCTGAAAATGAAGCGTCAGTATCATATCAATGTAGGCAGGCAAATCATGGTGATGGGCCACGATCTGAGGAAGACCCGGGGCAAGCTGGTGGAAGTGCTCGATGAGGGCATCCGCATCGAGAAGGAAGCCACAAAGAAAAAGCCCAAAAAAGGGGAGCCCCTGGAAGACCCTATCGCCTATTTCGCTTTCAATGACATCAGGGAAGCCCGGATACAGGTTTCGTTCAGCAAGGAATAA